In the Clostridium cellulovorans 743B genome, TAAAATTATGTGATTTTTATCATATCATTTATTATTAGATATTATTATCTTATAAGTTAATTAATTCAGGAAAGGATGAACAATATATGAACAGAGAAATAGATATCGAAAAAGTGTTGAAACATGCCATAATAGATGTAAAATTTCAACCAGTTGTATCAGTAGCAAGAAAATCTGTTATCGGCTTAAAAGGTATTAGCTTTGGTGCAACTTTGGATGGAAATTTTATTCCCCTAGATACACTTCTTACAACTGCTAGAAATGCTGATTTAGAAATAAATTTGGACAGACTGATAAGAGAAAAAATCTTTAAGGAATATAATAAGGTATGTACTGGCGACGATAAATTATTATTTTTAAGCATAAACATGGCAATAATCGAACAATTTGTAGGCTCAGGCTTAATACAAGATGTAGTTAATAAATATAATATAAATCCTCAAAACGTAGTCCTTGAAATCTTTGAAAACAATATTGATGATGTAGAAGTCTTAAAAGAATTTATAACTACGTATAGAAGTAAAGGCTTCCTAGTTTCTTTAACTATAGGCTCTGGCTTTGCTAATTTAGATAAACTCTCCAACGTTGAGCCAGATATAATTAAAATCAGTGAAGCTATAACTAAAAATATTGAAGTAGATTTCTACAAGCAAGAAGTATTCAAATCACTTGTTAACTTATCTAAAAAATTAAGTGCTATAGTAGTTGCTGAAGGAATAAATCTAGAGGCTCAATCAATACTTGCAACGGAACTTGGAACTGATATCCTTCAAGGAGATTACTTTGGAGAATTTACAGCAATCAGCCCAAAATTCTTAAAAGCTTGTGCAGATAAGGTGGAATTTACATCTTCTCAATATAAAAAATACAAATCTGAACAAATAACTTATGAACAATCAACTCACAAAGCTTGCGACGACTTATTAACAAGTATCATATATGAACTTTCAACAATAGATATATCTTCATATGACGATAAGCTTCAGGAAGCTATTGATAAGCATACTGACTTTGAATGTTTATATGTTTTAGATAACGAAGGTAAACAAATAACATCCACAGTGACAAGATTTAAAAACATGCTTGCTCAAAATGCATTAGTTTATAAACCAGCTAAAAAAGGTACGGATCATTCATTAAAGAAGTATTACTACTTCCTTAACAATCTTAAGCTAGAGAAATATGTTACAGAACCATATATATCTTTAGCCAGCGGTAACTTATGCATCACTATCTCAGAAAAATTTATAGGTATGGACAACAAAACCTACATCATTTGCATAGATTTCAATCCAAACTATATAACGCTATAATTGAAAAACTAAAGCTTAAATTTGCTTTAATAGAACTTACCCCTCATTCTTAAGATTGAGGGGGTTCTTTTTATAAGACTTCTTTAGCAAGCAAAACTTCCCCCCCTAAAATTAAAGGGTTCCTTTTGTAAAACTTCTACTTTAGTCTGCAAAGTTTACTCCCCACTTCTAAGATTCCTGAGTTTATCTAGAAAAATATACTTAAATCTTTTAGCAACCTCATTACTATTCCAGCAGAAATTTTATTCTAGCATCATCTTTGACAAAATCAAGAGTTTTATCTTTTTTTAATGCTTCTTTTACTAAGATTTCATACTTTTCCTTGCTCCAACTATTGGTTACAATCCATTTTTTATGCCTATACAATTTCGACTTCATTCCATTATCCATGCTGTCTGCTTCATTGATCATATTTATAATTGTCTCTATAGCTTTTTCTTTGTCCTGTTTTTCTTTTGCCAAAGATAAATCTAATGCAAATTTACGGTATGACCCTAAATCAAAGGCTTCAACCAGCTTTTTAGAACGCTCTGTATATTCTTCTACTTCACTAAGTTTATTTTCTTTTAATAACAACTCTATTATAAAAGCTAAAGCTCCCAAAGCTTCATGAGCATGACTAAATAATATTTCTTCATAAACACCGTAAGCTTCATCAATTTTTTTACAGCTTTCAAATAATAATGCCTGTTGAATTTTTTTATAAGTATCCAGACCTAGTTCTGGAATTTTATCTAATAGTTCTTGAGCTTTTTCATATTCTTTCCGTTCTCTATATAGTGCTGCTAAGTCTAATTTTGCCATAGAAGCTGTCTTTTCTTTACTACTTGCTGCTACAAGTTCTAGCCAAGCAATAATTTTTCTTTCATATTTATCTTTTTCCTCAATTTCAGGATTCAACAAATATATTCTTAATACTGTTGATATACTATACATTAACTCATCACAGCTTAGATATTGTTTAATCAAATCACTAGCTTTCTCAAAAGCCTTATTGAAGCCTTCTTTTGATGCCGTTTCGCCTATGCCTTTTGTAAGAATTTTTACTTCTGCATCCGTTAGTTCGTCATCAAATGCTACTAAAGTATTAACATCGATTTTTAAAACACGTGCAAGTGGTGCTAACAGTGTTATATCTGGATATGACATTCCACTCTCCCACTTATTCACTGCTGGTGCAGTTATATTTAAATAATTAGCAACTTGTTCTTGTGTAAGATTTTCCTTTTTTCTATAATTTCTAATAACCTCACCTATTCTCATAAAATCAATTCCTCCATTTAATCAACTTAGGATTTCGTTAATTAAATGATATCAAAGCTATATATTTTAAACAATTGAGCTATTTTCATCTTTTAGTTACTAAAATTAACTATTGGTTAATTTTCTTAACAAAATTTACTTATGATAAAGTATTCAAATTTGCAAATATAGTCTTAATCCAAACTTATCTTATAGCCAAACAATTCCCTTTTTAATATTTAACCAAAATAGTGATATAATTTAAATTAAGTAAAAAAGTTTAATATTTCTTTTACAGCTTACAATATAGAATTTTCTATTGTATCATTATTGAATTGAAAGGATTGAGTAGAATGAGGGATAAAGTTAAAACTATTGGAGGATTAATTGATAAGGTAAGTGTTTCGCTTATAGGTTCTGTTGATGATGAAGGTTTTCCAAATATCAAAGCCATGCTTCCACCAAGAATGCGACAGGGAATAAAATATATATACTTTTCCACAAACACTTCGTCAATGAGAGTTAGCCAATACATAAATAATCCCAAAGCATGTGTATATTTTTATGATAAAAGATTTTTTAGAGGCGTGATGTTAAAAGGCACAATGGAAGTTTTACAAGATGCTTATTCAAAGCAACTAATATGGCGTGATGGAGATGAACTGTATTATCCTGAAGGTGTCACTGACCAAGATTATTGTGTTCTTAAGTTTACAACACAAAGCGGAAGATTTTATAGTAAATTTAAATCTGAGGATTTTGAAGTTGAAGATTAGCTATATAATCGCAGATATATATTATAAAACCAAAAATAAATTTCTTCACTAAACCTTGAAAAGCAAGTTTTATCATCTTACTCAAAACTTTATAAAAGAATACAACTCCCCAAATCTAAAACTGGGGAGTAGGTTCCACTAACAAGTCGTCCTAACCATTAAGATAAAATCTTTTTATAAACCCTTAACCAATTCTCCTAGACGCTTCTTCACATCACCCTTATATAGCCCACCATGATAGCAAATTACTGTTTCGATATCATATTTCATAAGTTTTTCTATAGATTTTATATTGAGTTCATTATTAAAATTGATATCTTCTTTTGTTTTATTAAGTATCCCATCTTCAACATTTAGAATATCTCCAGCGATTAGTAGCTTCCATTGCTGAAAATATAAGCAAATATGTCCTGGAGTATGACCAGGGGTGTAAACAACAGTGATTCCTCCACAATAAGGTAGCTCTTGTCCATCAACCAAGGTTTTATCTACATCTACTCTGCTAGCCTCAAATCCTATTTTTAGTTTTTCATAAAACATCTTTAAGTTATCAGGCAAATAATCAAGCTTCTCTCTTAGCTGAGCAAGTTTAATAGGTGTCTTTTCACCATTTATATATTCTTTTTCTTCCTCATGAGCAAGAACCTCCACCTCACCAGATATTTCTTTTAATATACTAGCACAACTTCCTATGTGGTCGATATCCTGATGTGTTAGAATTATCGCCTCTAGTTTATTAAAAGGTATACCTTCTTTTTCAAAGACGTTACTAATTTCCTGAAATTGACCTGGAAATCCAGTATCAATCAAAAGCAGTGAATCTTTATCCCAGATTACTGTTGGATAAATGACACTCTCCCTTTCCATTATATTTGCCGATATTTCAAGCATATAGATTCCATTTTCAACCTTCATAACTTATCTTCCTCCCTTGACGTAAAATCACAATATACTATAAAATAATCCAAGTATTTTTTTCATATTATATATTGACTTTTAATTACTTTTATGTTATAATTATTAAATATTGTTTGATATATTGTATACAATTATTAGCTGATAGTCAATAGAAATATAAATAAAAAAGGCTATACCGATAGTATAAAATACTTTTTGGTATAGCCTTTCAATTTTAATTATTCTATTTACATTAACGTCTACCAGAAGAATCATAAAAAAATAGTATTTCTTTTATAAATAAGCGGCTTTCTATTTTTTTATTAACCCCCTTACAGGCTTATGCATATCTGTATCTTCTGGTGCATCTGTAACTTTTCCTTGCTTTTTATAATTCTCTTTTTCTTTATCATACTTGTGTTTTAATTTTTCCTTCATAACCACAGTAAATCACTCTCCTTTAAATTTATTGTCTCAAAAAACAAAGGAGTTATTCACCGCTTTTCCTTAAAACAATTCTACAGTTTTATTACCAATACGTCTTCCATAGATAAAGAATTCTTCTCTTACCTCTTCCATTCTTCCCTTTAATGCCACAGGTCCAAAATGCAGGAAAGGTTGTCCAAGTGCAGATCCTCCTGAATAAACAAGCATTCCTTTTACCATCATATGATTTATGATAGTGAGCATAGCCGTACTAGCTCCACCTTGAACATAATCACAAGTTGCAAAAGTTGCCCCTAACTTTCCTTCTAATGATATGTTTTTGGATTCATCAAACCATTTTTTAATTTGCCAACAAGTATTTCCATAATATGTAGGCGTGCCAAAGATAACGGTTTTACTTTCTCTTAGAAAATCTTCATCAACAGAATCAACGCTAAAGACACCTACTTCTATATCTTTTACAGATCTTAATCCATTAGCTATAATGTCTACCATCTTTTTAGTATTCCCCATTTTACTATAGTATATGATAGAAACCTTCTTATTCTCCATAATTTTACCCCTTCCCCTATTAAATATCACATTTCTATTTTATCACGACTTATTTGTAAAAAATATATAGTTTTTCATTTAACTATTATAATTTCATATTGTTTGTATGATCCCCCAAAGGCAATTCCTTAAATTCATTACTCTTACATACAATACTACCATTGGTAACCATTGTTATCAACTTCAATTCAATTCCTTTGCATAAATAATAGAAGATCCACTTGCTATTTTAATAGAAAGAACATTTTTACAACTAAAAATATATAAATTCCAATAATGTTTCTACGCCAAATCCATTTTTTATTGAAAGGATCAATTTATATTTTTTAATTAGAACATTATATACTTATTTTAATTTCCACTTTTGAAAAATATATAAGTTTAAATATTAAAGAAATACATAAAAGAATTCAAAAAAGAAAACTGCAAGCTATTTATGTCAATCATCATAAATAATCGCTTGCAGTTTTCTTTTTGTACTATTGAGGGAATCACCCTATAATACTTAAAATCAATCAATCAATTAATCAATAAAATCAATAAATAAATTTCGGTTGGAAATCTACTTAACTGTTTCTATTGATTAATATATCACCACCATCTGTCACAGTCAATAGTTTTTTTCAAAAATTCTATATTTTTTATTATTAAACTAACTTTATATATTGAATATCATGTCGTTTACCCTAAAACACTGTTGTTTCTTAGCATTTTTTCGGTTGTTTTATATTTCCAAGTCGCTTTTCTTGTCGTATCGTGACATTTCACAAGGATCCCTATATTATTTTATGCATTTCTCCAGGGCTTTAATTCTAATAAGTAGAATTAAATTAAATTTCCACTTAAACTACTACCTTAGTAAAGCCTTAATTAAACTATGTTTTATAAAATACTTAGTGTCCATTGAATTTTAAAACGATAACATTTAGAAATCATTTCTCAAAACCAGATAACTTCAACTAATTTTTAACTAATTCATCAAATTGCCACTATATATTTTTTTCAAAAAAAATTTATTATCTTGTGAAAAAAATAATTATTCCATAGGAATTTTTATGATCTTATAAAAAATCAACTATTATACAAAAACTTTATTATCTTAGAAAAAATAATTATTATATAAAAATTTATAAAATCCTAAAAGAAAAGTCACATCCTTTTATCATTGCATATGTAAAAGCTGAAGGAGGTGGTAAGGATGATAAATAAAATAATTAATTCAACATCCCTTATCCTAGAAGTTGAAAATGGTACTGACAGTAAAGGAGCTACAATTTATAAGAAAAAAACTTTTTCTGGTATAAAGACAAATGCTACAGTTGACGATGTCTTTGCTGTAGCTGAAGCAATCAAATCAATTTTATCCAAAACAACTAAAGGTTATTACTTAAATGAAAGTTCAAAATTACTTAATAACTAAAATTAAAATTGGAGGTAAAAATCTATGGAGTTCTCACTAATCATGACTTTTTTAACAGCTTCAGGAGAAAAAATTAATATGACTATCTCAGATGTAAAACCTAATTTAGCTGAACCTGAAATTTCATCCTTAATGGACGTAATAATTGCTAAGAATATTTTCTTAAACAACGGTAACACACTAACTGGTAAAGCTGGTGCTCAAATCGCTCAAAAACAAACCACTAAAATAGCCCTTCAATAAACTTATAAATAAAAAAACTGCTGACAGCCTTAAACTGTCAGCAGTTTTTTATCGTAAAGATCTTGGTCAAGCTTCTCTTTACTTAAGTTCAGAATAAGCTTTGCATTCATGCAAAACACACACTTTTTATCTTTATTTATCAAAGCAGGATTTCTTCTAAGTAATTCAATAATTTTATCATAAAGACAAAGCAGTTCATCTTCATTTAATCCAGCTCTAGTGATATTAAAACATAGAAGCAAATAATCAAGGAAAGCTTCTTTATTTTTTATTTTACCATTCCAGCTTATAATAATTCTTTTAGCTTCCAAAAGAGTTATTTTAGAGTTTATTATTCTCTCTATAATAGCTTCTTTAGCTACTACAGTAGAGATATTATTAAAGTTTTCTATTTGAGCTTTAAAAGAAAGTCTTTGAGGATTAATCTGAATTGGCTCTATAAAAGCTGAAAGTTTTAATATCAAAGCCTCATAAGTGCTAATCCCTTGCTCCTTAGTAAGTAAGTTCTTCAATTTCCCTATAATAATTGCCTCTTCTTTTGTAGTATTCTCTTCTTGCTTAGCCTTAACTATTGTGTTTACATAAGCCATAATAGCTTTAACGTTAAGTTCTTCATCTATATTGCCGTATTTCGCATCCTCTAAATAGGAAAAGTGTCTTGGAATTATTATCTCTTTGCTATACATTAATTCCTCTAAAGTAAATTCATCAATAGTAAAACCATGCTTTGTTAACATCATTTGGAACCTTATTAGTTTTAATATATTTCCTAGAACAATATTTATCTTATGTATAATATATTGTCTTTTATAATGCACTTCTTTAAAAGCTATGATATTTTCACTGATATCAACTATATATTCAAAAGCATTTTTATTCATATAATTTGCTAATAAGTTTTTGATTTTGAAAGCTTGTACATCTTTCCGATCAAAAGCAATATACCTGTACTTTTCATTTTGCTCTAGAATGTTTATAAGTTCACCAACCTCACAAACTCTATTTCTTGACTCTACAAGCTTTTCATATTTTCCTATTATACTTATTTCTTCTGAAGTTCCACTGCTAAATTTATCTATAATATTTTTGTAGGCTATTAAAATACTATCTTTGTTTTTTACTGCATTAAGCAATTCCTTAACATAATGAAGGTCAAAAGATAAAGTTTCTCGTATCTTTCTATTAACTAGTTCTAGCACCTCTAAGCTACAACTATCAATAGCTACTATTTTTAAAAATTCTTCATTAGCACCAAAATACTGCTTTGCTAAAGCATCTTTTAATTCTCTTGAATAAATGTCTTTCCTTATAAATGCAGCATAAAGAATCTGTAAATTCCCCTTGTTCTTATATAAACTAAAAAACTCTAGCCTTATTTCAATAGGAAGTTCCTGTCGTTTTGTCATTTCTTCATATAAATTCACTTGCTTATCTCTAGGTAAAATCCTTAGAGTTTCTGATAGTACTTTATATTCTTCATCTACTATAACCTCACAAACGCTTAAGTATTTCAAAGCTAACACATAACCAGCTCCTGGAACCTTTTTTTCCTCTAAGTATTTTAACGCGTTTATTATAGAACTATAATTCTTCGTAGCAATTACCCTGTCACAAGCTTCATCTATTATGGCATTTAAAGTTCTTACCTCTATCTTATTTATGGATAGTAGTATTGCTTCACCGATGTATTTTGTCTTTTGAGTTTTTATAAGTTCTGTTAGCAATCCATAATTATCTACCAAAGCTAATTGATAAACATAAAAATCAACATATTTTACTATATTGTCATAATCATCTCTTTTGCAGAAGTATATTATTATAGCTTTTATCATTGAAATAGCTTTTTTCTTCACAAAGTTTTCTTGCCATACAAGCTCTTTTAAAGCTTCTATCAGTTCTTCTAGCTGCTCTTTACTATTTATCCCTTGGTGAGCAATTAAAAGAAGATAAGCATCTTTTATCTCAGGATCATCTTCTCTGTATTCTTGTATATAACTTTTCATCGTTATAAGCTTTTCTATCTTGCTATGTGCTGATATTACAGCTTTTTTTGTGATATCAACAATGGTTTCCTGTATTTCTTTGTAACCCTTATAATAATCAAAAAGCCTTAAGACTTTTATTAATTCTTGCAAATCTTCCTCTTCTTTATATATATTTATTAAATTTACGATGTCTTCTATGGAAATACAAGTCTCTTTGAGATTTATTTTGTTTTCGAGAAGTTTATCTACAAGAATTCTCAAACTATTAATATCATTATTTCTTTTATAAAAATCATAAATAATATTTATAAGCTTAGGCTCAAAAATAAAATCTTTCTTATTAATCATTCTATTGATTATCTTATCAAATTCTAGTATCTCTCCACTTCTGTACAACCTTGCAAGTCTATCATTGAAGACTAAATCAAAGCAGCCTACTTTACTTTCAGCTACCAAAAGAACTTTATCAATTTCCCTATCTTCTTCAGCAGCAATTCTTATATAACTTATACATTGGGCAGATTTTTTAGTATATATACCGAGCCTATACATCTTTATTAAAGCAAAGATTATCTCATCTGTTATCATGGGTACAGCCGTTAATTTCTCTTCATATTTTAAAGAAGTCCACAAATCATTGAACATGCTATTATTTTCTTTTAGTATATCTTGAAAATTTTCTGAGCTGATTTCATAATTAATTAAGTTTTTAATCAATTTCACACCACTACCCTTATTTATTTTCGCTTTTCCTTATATAAAGTCCATTATTGAAGCATTATCAAAATCCTAGGGCCATATTGAAAATTCAAATCTACCCTACGAAGATCCTTTACGAAACCTTATATGACTTATAAGGTTTCACCCTTAACTTGGACTTGGTTTTTATTTCTCTGGAAAAGTAACTACAAATTATCACTTTCTTTTCTTTGATTTAAATAGAATTTTCTCTAACGTCTTCCTAACACTGTTAATGGGAGTATTCTTTTTCTTTCTTCCCTTACTCTTTTTCTTTTTAGCAGTTTTACTTGATTCCTGCTTTTCTTTATCCTTTAAGGAAGACTTTTCTGTAGGTGCCGTTATATATGCTGTAACTTGCACGGTATCCTCACCTTCAGTATCCTGCCAACTGTTAGTGATTGTCTCAGAATTGCTATTTTCTCCTTGGATTACTTTTGTATTACGGTGATTTTCCTTTTCAGCTTCTATAGTGAAATGAACTTTCTCTGTATTGTAATTAGTAATAATAATAATTTCTTCAGTGACGTTGTAGATTTTTTCAACACCACTTGGTATAACTATATCCACAGTTACAGTATTTTCACTACAACTCCCTTTAACAATCTCTTCATTTTTAGCTGCTATATGAATTATCTTTAACGGATAATTGTAAGAAGTAATAATGATTTCTCTTCTAAGTTCCAGACCTTTAGCTTGTTTATAAAGTATTCTAGATTTTTTTTCAAACCCATTATTTATATTGATTCTCGGCTTATCAATTAAATCAACATCTATCAGAAGCTTTAGGATTTCTTCAACACTGTTTTCTTTATTATTTTCAACTACCTTCTCTATCTCATTTACTATATAGCCATAGCCTCTTTTTTTAAGATAAGAAATTAATCCTTTTAAATAATCCTCACTGTTATAAAGCTTTAAATAGCTAATTGTTCTTTTTTTTAGGTCTTCGCCTATAATTTCCTCATACTCCATTCTATCACCCGATAAGGAAGACATCTAAACTCAATTAACAGTTCATAAATATCACTTATACTTTATAGATGTCTAATTAATCCCTTTCTTCACTTTTTCTTTAACAGCATTATTTATATTGTCATCCTTGAAAATTATTCTAACTTCAATTTTTCTATCTTTTTCAGTTGCTTCTTCATTGTATTGATCTTGTCCTCTATCTCGCAACTGCTTAGTGGCATTAGTTTCAAATTCAGACATACCTGAAGCTTTAAATTTATAACCATAGGTATTCTCCAATTCACTGTCCATAGGCATCATAGCATTTAAAAAGCTTACTGCTCTTTGTGTAGATAACTCTCTATTATCAATAGTGTTCCCTATATAATCTGTATGTCCAACTACCTCAATGTATTGAATAGCATTCTCTATATTTTTGTCTTTTAATAATTTAGAAAACACTTCATTAAGCATATTAGCTGTATTAATTCCCTCTTCTTTTAAAGTAAACTGACCTAAATCAAAGAAACTCTCAGTTTTTATGATTATACGACCTTCACTTTTATCAAAATCTATCACCTCAGGATTTGCTTGCTGTTGACTTAGAGCGCTTTCTATATTTACATACAAATCTGCTCTTTCCTCAGCAGTATCCTCTACAAACACTGTAAGATATCCCAAGGCAAGGATTAAAATGAAGAAGAAAACCAAGGCTGTTGAGGTCATAATATCTACAAAGGATTCCCAATAAGATTGTGGTTCATAATTGGCTCTATGTCTCCGACTTCTTGCCTTCATAATATTACTTCCTCTCTAAATAATCCTGTGCAATTTCATCCTTATCAATAGTTTGAAGCCACTGATTAGTCCCTTTAACCATTTGCCCTACTATCAAAGAATTTTTAGCTAGTTCGTTAGTAGCGTTCTTAATAGCATTTAAGGTCATATCTAATTCCTTAACAGCCTCAGTAAGCTCCTTACTTTGATTTACTTCAATATCACCATTATTTTTTGCAGTACTATTCATAAGTTGTGCCAAACTACCTTTTAAAGTTTCCCCAATTTGCTTAATGCTCTCAAGTTGTTTCATTGTAGCAGATTTTAAAATATCCACACCTTCTGTCAACCCTTGATAACTATTAGTAAGATTCTTACTTTGAACCTTTAAGGTTTCTTCGATATTCTTTATATATGAGTTGTTATTTTCAATTGTATTCTGAATCCCACCTAGGTTTTCATCAAGTCCAGAGATATTATCTACAAGCCTTGTAACACTATTATCAAAGCGTGTATTTAAATCCTCTGATATAAGAGCGAAGTTGCTTATGACATTTTTAAATTCCTCAATAGGCGCACTGATATTGCTTAAATTACTATTTATACTTAGGACTATAGAATTCAGCTCATCTGTATAACTTAAAAATTCGTCCTCTGTGATCTTAGAACCTAAACCACCATCTCGACTGTTTTTGATACCTTCTTTTATAGATGTTGATATTTTTTCTGCCATATCATTAAAGGTCTTTTCTAAAGAAGCTACTAGTTCTTCAGATATACTCTTTGATTTTCTTGATCCTTCTACTATAATCACATTATCTAAATAATCTTCAAGTAAATCATAATACTCATCCTTAGATTTTCTCATATTAACTATAAGAGCATTCATAGTTAAAGATACAACTACCCCTACAATACTTGTCCAAAAGGCAGATGCCATACTTGCTATTGGCTGCTGAAGTTTTATAGTAAAACTAACTATACTACTTACCCCTGCTAAAGAATTCTTTGTTTGAGCGATAGCTAAAGTAAGCCCTAAGAAAGTACCTAATAACCCTAGACCTGTAGCAACTGAAGGGATTATCTTTACAAATTCCTCAAAGAGATACATTCTACCCTTTATGTTTTTTGAAATAATTACTTCAGTATTTACATTTTCAATTCCAGCTTTTGCAGATCTCTTAAATTCTTTTACGATGCTTCTAACCTCTGAATCTTTAAATTCTATTTCATACAGTTCTTGACTGTTTACATTCTTTGTCGCCTCTTTAAATCTTGTTGAAAGTCCATTAAAGTAACTCCAGACACTTCTCAACATAAGGATTCCTAAAATAAACACAATTAATGTCATAATTATAACCGCAAAACCTACCTCATTTTGCTCTTGAAAAGATTTTACTAACTGAGTAGTTATGCTAGAAGTATCCACTGTGGTTGCAGTTATAATCTCAGAACCTGCCCCATCTAAATTTAACTTACTTGTATCTATCTTGCTCATATCAAGCTTACTTGGGTCTATCTTACTTAAATCTATCTTACTTGGATCAATTTTACTTAAGTCAACATTACTTAAATCTATGTTACTTAA is a window encoding:
- a CDS encoding DUF2922 domain-containing protein: MEFSLIMTFLTASGEKINMTISDVKPNLAEPEISSLMDVIIAKNIFLNNGNTLTGKAGAQIAQKQTTKIALQ
- a CDS encoding MBL fold metallo-hydrolase, with amino-acid sequence MKVENGIYMLEISANIMERESVIYPTVIWDKDSLLLIDTGFPGQFQEISNVFEKEGIPFNKLEAIILTHQDIDHIGSCASILKEISGEVEVLAHEEEKEYINGEKTPIKLAQLREKLDYLPDNLKMFYEKLKIGFEASRVDVDKTLVDGQELPYCGGITVVYTPGHTPGHICLYFQQWKLLIAGDILNVEDGILNKTKEDINFNNELNIKSIEKLMKYDIETVICYHGGLYKGDVKKRLGELVKGL
- a CDS encoding OmpA/MotB family protein, with product MKARSRRHRANYEPQSYWESFVDIMTSTALVFFFILILALGYLTVFVEDTAEERADLYVNIESALSQQQANPEVIDFDKSEGRIIIKTESFFDLGQFTLKEEGINTANMLNEVFSKLLKDKNIENAIQYIEVVGHTDYIGNTIDNRELSTQRAVSFLNAMMPMDSELENTYGYKFKASGMSEFETNATKQLRDRGQDQYNEEATEKDRKIEVRIIFKDDNINNAVKEKVKKGIN
- a CDS encoding EAL domain-containing protein, which encodes MNREIDIEKVLKHAIIDVKFQPVVSVARKSVIGLKGISFGATLDGNFIPLDTLLTTARNADLEINLDRLIREKIFKEYNKVCTGDDKLLFLSINMAIIEQFVGSGLIQDVVNKYNINPQNVVLEIFENNIDDVEVLKEFITTYRSKGFLVSLTIGSGFANLDKLSNVEPDIIKISEAITKNIEVDFYKQEVFKSLVNLSKKLSAIVVAEGINLEAQSILATELGTDILQGDYFGEFTAISPKFLKACADKVEFTSSQYKKYKSEQITYEQSTHKACDDLLTSIIYELSTIDISSYDDKLQEAIDKHTDFECLYVLDNEGKQITSTVTRFKNMLAQNALVYKPAKKGTDHSLKKYYYFLNNLKLEKYVTEPYISLASGNLCITISEKFIGMDNKTYIICIDFNPNYITL
- a CDS encoding DUF1659 domain-containing protein; its protein translation is MINKIINSTSLILEVENGTDSKGATIYKKKTFSGIKTNATVDDVFAVAEAIKSILSKTTKGYYLNESSKLLNN
- a CDS encoding flavodoxin family protein, with the translated sequence MENKKVSIIYYSKMGNTKKMVDIIANGLRSVKDIEVGVFSVDSVDEDFLRESKTVIFGTPTYYGNTCWQIKKWFDESKNISLEGKLGATFATCDYVQGGASTAMLTIINHMMVKGMLVYSGGSALGQPFLHFGPVALKGRMEEVREEFFIYGRRIGNKTVELF
- a CDS encoding pyridoxamine 5'-phosphate oxidase family protein gives rise to the protein MRDKVKTIGGLIDKVSVSLIGSVDDEGFPNIKAMLPPRMRQGIKYIYFSTNTSSMRVSQYINNPKACVYFYDKRFFRGVMLKGTMEVLQDAYSKQLIWRDGDELYYPEGVTDQDYCVLKFTTQSGRFYSKFKSEDFEVED
- a CDS encoding helix-turn-helix domain-containing protein, coding for MRIGEVIRNYRKKENLTQEQVANYLNITAPAVNKWESGMSYPDITLLAPLARVLKIDVNTLVAFDDELTDAEVKILTKGIGETASKEGFNKAFEKASDLIKQYLSCDELMYSISTVLRIYLLNPEIEEKDKYERKIIAWLELVAASSKEKTASMAKLDLAALYRERKEYEKAQELLDKIPELGLDTYKKIQQALLFESCKKIDEAYGVYEEILFSHAHEALGALAFIIELLLKENKLSEVEEYTERSKKLVEAFDLGSYRKFALDLSLAKEKQDKEKAIETIINMINEADSMDNGMKSKLYRHKKWIVTNSWSKEKYEILVKEALKKDKTLDFVKDDARIKFLLE